The DNA region GGTTAAGAACAACGGGATTCAGGAGTTCACCAACTTTTACCTCGGGGTTGACGCGCTCATCATCGACGATGTACAGTTCCTGGCGGGTAAAGAAAGAACACAAGAGATTTTCTTCCACATCTTCAACCACCTCCAGCAAAACAGCCGCCAGATCATCATGACAAGCGACTGCCCGCCGCGCGATCTGAAAGGCATGCAGGAGCGTTTGATTTCGCGTTTCAAGTGGGGCCTGACGGCCGACCTGTCTCAACCCGATTTTGAAACGCGTGTGGCCATCATCCAAAAGAAAATGCAGACGGATGGCATCGACGTGCCTTACGATGTGGTGGAGTTTCTGGCTTCCAAAGTGCAGACCAACATTCGGGAGCTGGAAGGGGTGATGATCTCCATGATTGCCCAGTCGTCCCTGAACCGCAAAGATTTTGACATCGATCTGGCAAAGCACATTCTTCAGAACATCGTCCAGAACATAGAAACCGGTATTGATATCGAATACATTCAGAAATCAGTCTCCGATTATTTCAAAGTGCCTGCCGACGCGCTAAAGGCCAAAACCCGCAAGAAAGAAGTGGTGATGGCGCGGCAGGTGGCCATGTATTTCACCAAAGAATTTACCGACTACTCGTTGAAAAGCATCGGACAGTTTTTTGGCGGACGCGACCACAGCACCGTTATCCACGCCATTCGGGCGGTAAAAGACCTGATCGAAACCAACCGGAAATTCCGGAGTTCGATGGATGAACTCAACCACCTGCTGAAGCAGCGTGGCAAGTCCTAATTTGAACCAAAATCACCCACAAAAAAGGCTCGCTGTTTCCCAGTGAGCCTTTTTTATGAGCTTGTTTTGTCTAACCGCCGGTTACGTACGCAACCAGAACGACCGGAAAAGCATGTAAAGCGTTCCGGGAATGAGCATCAGCCCGAACTGAAGGAAGTTGACACCATCGAGTTGGTACGTGCTGGCTACCACAAATACGAGTACGGTTGCGCCCAGCAGGAAAAGGCTCAGAATCCGGGCGAAAGGACGGGTGTAGAAGGAGGAACTGCTGTCCATGTAAGATTTTGTACGCGGGGCGTATAAAATCGATTCAGGACTCAGAAGGGAGGGCTTTCGTTTCTGTTCCATTCGTGTTAAAAGTTATAGAAGGCAATTACATTTATCTAAATAAAGAATAGATCATCTTACAAAGATCCAATTGCACAAAAACAGCGCCTTGCCAGGAAGGCAGAATATCAAATGTAATAAATTAATCGTTTAGTTACTATTTATGCCTGAAATCCAGCACGATGTCGTCGTAAGTTTTTTTGAAAAACGTGAAAATCAGGACCTAGGTTGGCCGGCAAAGTAAGG from Catalinimonas alkaloidigena includes:
- the dnaA gene encoding chromosomal replication initiator protein DnaA, translating into MATDCRAVWKHCLKIIRDNVGEQSYNTWFEPIVPLRLEGHELTIQVPSQFFYEWLEEHYVSLLRHVVDVVLGPNGKLEYSIIVDGGNEHNKPYTINLPTSRPKSTRRPEAVQEVKTKKSKYNGTSEDTAVATLAPYQQYAAETCLNDRYTFDTYVEGDCNRLARSAGLAVAARPGTTSFNPLMIYGGVGLGKTHLVQAIGNKIKEDYKDKVIFYVSSEKFTNQFIEAVKNNGIQEFTNFYLGVDALIIDDVQFLAGKERTQEIFFHIFNHLQQNSRQIIMTSDCPPRDLKGMQERLISRFKWGLTADLSQPDFETRVAIIQKKMQTDGIDVPYDVVEFLASKVQTNIRELEGVMISMIAQSSLNRKDFDIDLAKHILQNIVQNIETGIDIEYIQKSVSDYFKVPADALKAKTRKKEVVMARQVAMYFTKEFTDYSLKSIGQFFGGRDHSTVIHAIRAVKDLIETNRKFRSSMDELNHLLKQRGKS